One genomic window of Cystobacter ferrugineus includes the following:
- a CDS encoding protein kinase: MSPLIPGDILGGTWRVVRPALSDEPGVECQVEPTQGGEAGRLTLWRTLRAPSRAELEHFTHVLREAQRTGHTAFAPVVDTGYDEAREGLWLVRPWWSGESLPSMLRGLHEIGVDLPDLRALARQLAGALTAARNAGLVHGRLRSSRVLVASGPAGARLSVLDMGLEHFRRTHAAGWLKPPEGGADYLAPEWKEEGPLPASTDVFAFGRILRDMLASRRDGAWKGRWESWAARATAPAPHERFGDATEALDALLPILNTLPTPVSPPPDNYQPEPPDPLVLPPR, encoded by the coding sequence ATGAGCCCACTGATTCCAGGTGACATCCTTGGCGGGACGTGGCGGGTCGTCCGGCCCGCCCTCAGCGACGAGCCCGGTGTGGAGTGTCAGGTAGAGCCCACCCAGGGAGGAGAAGCCGGTCGGCTCACCCTGTGGCGAACACTCCGGGCCCCCTCCCGCGCCGAGCTGGAGCACTTCACGCACGTGCTGCGCGAGGCCCAACGCACCGGACACACCGCCTTCGCGCCCGTGGTGGACACCGGGTACGACGAGGCCCGGGAGGGCTTGTGGCTCGTACGCCCCTGGTGGAGCGGGGAGTCCCTGCCGTCCATGTTGAGGGGACTGCACGAAATAGGAGTCGATCTACCCGACCTGCGCGCGCTCGCGCGGCAACTGGCCGGAGCACTCACCGCCGCCCGGAACGCGGGCCTCGTGCATGGACGGCTGCGGTCCTCGCGGGTGCTCGTCGCCTCGGGGCCCGCGGGCGCGCGGCTGAGCGTGCTCGACATGGGGCTGGAGCACTTCCGGCGGACGCACGCCGCGGGCTGGCTCAAGCCTCCCGAGGGCGGCGCGGACTACCTCGCGCCCGAGTGGAAGGAAGAGGGGCCCCTGCCCGCGTCCACGGATGTCTTCGCCTTCGGGCGCATCCTGCGCGACATGCTGGCCTCGCGCCGGGATGGAGCCTGGAAGGGACGCTGGGAGTCCTGGGCGGCGCGGGCCACGGCCCCGGCACCGCACGAGCGCTTCGGCGACGCCACCGAGGCGCTCGACGCCCTCCTGCCCATCCTCAACACCCTGCCCACCCCCGTGTCCCCGCCGCCGGACAACTACCAGCCCGAGCCGCCGGATCCGCTGGTGCTCCCGCCTCGCTGA
- a CDS encoding TIGR02265 family protein, with translation MEHGAQQELERRLDVIRPEDTLRGFFFNGVLEQVRPLGDPVSWRRCVEAAGGDRFMAFFSYPMDSFIRLLYAAASVLSEGRGDFRTALWHLGREMVPYYLESSAGQVLLLLARGEPRWLLEGLPSAFRTAVRHGECSVAWLGPTQGRLLFQGCTLPAEYYEGAVRGVFESTRIAQTVVCARQINLLDTEVDVSWDKERHAAGG, from the coding sequence ATGGAGCACGGCGCACAGCAGGAACTGGAGCGGCGACTGGACGTGATTCGTCCCGAGGACACCCTGCGGGGCTTCTTCTTCAACGGCGTGCTGGAGCAGGTGCGCCCGCTGGGTGACCCGGTCTCCTGGCGCCGCTGCGTCGAGGCGGCCGGCGGTGATCGGTTCATGGCCTTCTTCAGCTACCCCATGGATTCCTTCATCCGGCTGCTCTACGCCGCGGCGAGCGTGCTGAGCGAGGGGCGCGGGGACTTCCGCACGGCCTTGTGGCACCTGGGGCGGGAAATGGTCCCGTACTACCTGGAATCCAGCGCGGGGCAGGTGCTGTTGCTGTTGGCCCGAGGGGAGCCGCGGTGGTTGCTCGAAGGACTCCCCTCCGCCTTCCGGACGGCCGTCCGGCATGGCGAGTGCTCGGTCGCCTGGTTGGGACCGACCCAAGGCCGGCTGCTCTTCCAGGGCTGTACCCTGCCGGCCGAGTACTACGAGGGCGCGGTGCGGGGCGTCTTCGAGAGCACGCGCATCGCGCAGACCGTGGTCTGCGCGCGGCAGATCAACCTGCTCGACACGGAGGTGGATGTGTCCTGGGACAAGGAGAGACATGCGGCGGGTGGTTGA
- a CDS encoding alpha/beta fold hydrolase, whose amino-acid sequence MRRVVEWTELPGEGPRVLLLPGLGARGAGFQALARRLQPRARPILVEYPEGPHAARGAGALAQELFEACGPVDAVVASSFGGMVAAHLAAAGAARGVAFLGSFTRTEHLGARGRLIAMMGPIAVLGRPGPLTAALASWRPISPARVPEVVPTTRLERMTTLHRAFAIRGEPPPPSLRGLPVSCVCIQGTRDVLVPPSTVKRLAASLPPGTPQHLLRGAGHVPYFTHPEQCARLLEPWLEALAPPVTLSSPRSMPQRA is encoded by the coding sequence ATGCGGCGGGTGGTTGAGTGGACGGAGTTGCCGGGCGAGGGACCGCGGGTCCTGTTGTTGCCGGGTCTGGGGGCCCGGGGCGCCGGCTTCCAGGCGCTCGCGAGACGGCTCCAGCCCAGGGCGCGGCCCATTCTCGTCGAGTACCCCGAGGGCCCTCACGCGGCCCGGGGCGCGGGGGCGCTCGCCCAGGAGCTCTTCGAGGCCTGTGGCCCGGTGGACGCGGTGGTGGCCAGCTCCTTCGGGGGCATGGTGGCCGCGCACCTGGCCGCGGCGGGCGCCGCGCGGGGCGTGGCCTTCCTGGGCTCCTTCACCCGGACCGAGCACCTGGGAGCGCGGGGCCGGCTCATCGCGATGATGGGGCCCATCGCCGTGCTGGGGCGGCCGGGTCCACTCACCGCCGCCCTGGCCTCCTGGCGCCCCATCTCACCCGCCCGTGTGCCCGAGGTGGTCCCCACCACCCGGCTCGAGCGGATGACCACGCTCCACCGCGCCTTCGCCATTCGTGGCGAGCCGCCGCCTCCGTCCCTGCGCGGCCTGCCGGTATCGTGCGTGTGCATCCAGGGCACCCGGGACGTGCTGGTGCCGCCCTCGACGGTGAAGCGCCTGGCCGCCTCGCTGCCTCCGGGCACGCCCCAGCACCTGCTGCGCGGCGCCGGTCACGTGCCCTACTTCACCCACCCGGAGCAGTGCGCGCGCCTGCTCGAGCCCTGGCTCGAGGCGCTGGCGCCTCCGGTGACGCTCAGCTCTCCTCGGTCGATGCCTCAGCGAGCTTGA
- a CDS encoding LysR family transcriptional regulator — MQLESLKMFCDVVETGSFSRAAQLNHVTQSAVSQQIRALENRYEQKLLSRSARQVTPTPAGERLFRGCKEILARFAEVEQEIREQSAEVHGTTTVSTIYSVGLHELRNVQKQLLKTHPKVNMRLNYRRNDQVYDDVILGAAEIGIVAYPQPRAGVDIHPFRDDKLAVVCSPNHPFASKAKVSLTALSGVPFIAFDREAPTRKALDRLVREKNLDLNPVMEIDNVETIKRAVEMGIGVAILPMATVAAEVAQGTIVSKPFAEGPVSRPIGLLIRKGKYLDRASAAVLEAFKLAEASTEES; from the coding sequence ATGCAGCTTGAATCCTTGAAGATGTTTTGTGACGTGGTCGAGACCGGCTCCTTCTCGCGCGCCGCGCAGCTCAATCATGTGACGCAGTCGGCGGTGAGCCAGCAGATCCGCGCCCTGGAGAATCGCTACGAGCAGAAGTTGCTGTCGCGTAGCGCGCGGCAGGTGACGCCGACGCCCGCGGGCGAGCGCCTCTTCCGCGGGTGCAAGGAAATCCTGGCGCGCTTCGCCGAGGTGGAGCAGGAGATCCGCGAGCAGTCCGCCGAGGTGCATGGCACCACGACGGTCTCCACCATCTATTCGGTGGGTCTGCATGAGCTGCGCAACGTGCAGAAGCAGCTGCTCAAGACCCACCCCAAGGTGAACATGCGCCTGAACTACCGGCGCAATGATCAGGTGTATGACGATGTCATCCTGGGCGCGGCGGAGATTGGCATCGTGGCCTACCCGCAGCCGCGCGCCGGCGTGGACATCCACCCGTTCCGCGATGACAAGCTGGCTGTTGTTTGCTCCCCCAACCACCCGTTCGCCAGCAAGGCGAAGGTGAGCCTCACGGCGCTCTCGGGCGTGCCCTTCATCGCGTTTGATCGCGAGGCGCCCACGCGCAAGGCGTTGGACCGGCTGGTGCGCGAGAAGAACCTGGACCTCAACCCGGTGATGGAGATCGACAACGTCGAGACCATCAAGCGCGCGGTGGAGATGGGCATTGGCGTGGCCATCCTGCCCATGGCCACGGTGGCGGCCGAGGTGGCCCAGGGGACGATCGTCTCCAAGCCCTTCGCCGAGGGACCGGTGTCGCGTCCCATCGGCCTGCTCATCCGCAAGGGCAAGTACCTGGACCGGGCGTCCGCCGCGGTGCTCGAGGCCTTCAAGCTCGCTGAGGCATCGACCGAGGAGAGCTGA
- a CDS encoding MJ1255/VC2487 family glycosyltransferase has protein sequence MRILYGVVGEGMGHATRSRVLLEELTREHEVQIVVSGRAKDYLAKRFDKVHGIWGLTLAYEGNSVKKLQTLLQNVSGAIKGWPHNIRQYFELVEKFQPDVVVSDFESFSYLFGRNHRLPVISVDNMQIINRCQHDSALLAGWEEDFEGTRAIVKSKLPGCFHYLVTSFFHPPVRKERTTVLPSILRPEILAARSEPGEHLLVYQTSTSNTALPDILKQSGLPCHIYGLRRDLTEDVRDGNLLYRPFSEAGFIDDLRTARAVVAGGGYTLMSEAVYLHKPMLALPVQGQFEQVLNALYLEKLGYGMYAPTLTVERLRDFLDRVPQCQKALEGYTQEGNEKMMSALREQLARAAEYKGRWWEDVEPGGPVNG, from the coding sequence ATGCGAATCCTCTACGGTGTCGTTGGCGAAGGCATGGGGCACGCGACCCGCTCCCGCGTCCTCCTCGAGGAACTCACCCGCGAGCACGAGGTGCAGATCGTCGTCTCGGGACGAGCCAAGGACTATCTGGCCAAACGCTTCGACAAGGTGCACGGCATCTGGGGCCTCACCCTGGCCTACGAGGGCAACTCGGTGAAGAAGCTGCAGACGCTGCTGCAGAACGTCTCCGGGGCCATCAAGGGCTGGCCGCACAACATCCGCCAGTACTTCGAGCTCGTGGAGAAGTTCCAGCCCGACGTGGTGGTGAGTGACTTCGAGAGCTTCAGCTACCTCTTCGGCCGCAACCACCGCCTGCCCGTCATCAGCGTGGACAACATGCAGATCATCAACCGCTGCCAGCACGACAGCGCGCTGCTCGCCGGTTGGGAGGAGGACTTCGAGGGCACGCGCGCCATCGTGAAGTCCAAGCTGCCCGGCTGTTTCCACTACCTCGTCACGTCCTTCTTCCATCCACCGGTGCGCAAGGAGCGCACCACCGTGCTGCCCTCCATCCTCCGGCCGGAGATCCTCGCCGCCCGCTCCGAGCCCGGAGAGCACCTGCTCGTCTACCAGACCTCCACCTCCAACACCGCGCTGCCGGACATCCTCAAGCAGAGCGGGCTGCCCTGCCACATCTACGGGCTGCGGCGGGACCTCACCGAGGACGTGCGCGACGGCAATCTGCTCTACCGCCCCTTCAGTGAGGCGGGCTTCATCGACGACCTGCGCACCGCGCGGGCCGTGGTGGCCGGCGGCGGTTACACCCTCATGAGCGAGGCCGTCTACCTGCACAAGCCCATGCTCGCGCTCCCCGTCCAGGGCCAGTTCGAGCAGGTGCTCAATGCCCTGTACCTGGAGAAGCTCGGCTACGGCATGTACGCGCCCACGCTCACCGTGGAGCGGCTGCGCGACTTCCTCGATCGCGTCCCCCAGTGCCAGAAGGCGCTCGAGGGCTACACCCAGGAGGGGAACGAGAAGATGATGAGCGCCCTGCGCGAGCAGCTCGCCCGGGCCGCCGAGTACAAGGGCCGCTGGTGGGAAGACGTCGAGCCGGGTGGACCCGTGAACGGCTGA
- a CDS encoding alpha/beta fold hydrolase produces MKNHLILLLAVAALSACGPEDATEQSHLGTGAEALGAEPGPREGFVWLSTGVRMHYVEQGRREGPVLVLLHGYTDSYRSFELDYPLLSRRYHVYALDQRGHGDSSRPSGGYSQSDFAADVVAFLDARGHRRATLLGHSMGSFIAQQVALEYPQRVQALVLVGSAPTSRGNAVIADLKSVVDTLSDPIDPAFVRDFQASTFYRPIPSTFLDTAVAESLKVPARVWKDALAGLAAEDHSSRLGSIRVPALVVGGDRDGIFSVAEQRALAQALGRGRLLLYPDTGHAPHVEQPQRFVADVTAFLDSLRL; encoded by the coding sequence ATGAAGAACCATCTGATCCTGCTGCTCGCCGTGGCGGCGCTGAGCGCCTGCGGCCCGGAAGACGCGACCGAGCAATCCCACCTGGGCACGGGGGCCGAGGCCCTCGGCGCCGAGCCAGGCCCGCGCGAGGGCTTCGTGTGGCTGTCCACCGGCGTGCGGATGCACTACGTCGAGCAGGGCCGCCGCGAGGGTCCGGTGCTCGTGCTGCTGCACGGCTACACCGACTCGTACCGCTCCTTCGAGCTGGACTACCCGCTGCTGTCGCGCCGCTATCACGTCTACGCGCTCGACCAGCGCGGCCACGGCGACTCCTCGCGCCCCAGCGGCGGCTACTCCCAGTCCGACTTCGCCGCCGACGTGGTGGCCTTCCTCGACGCCCGGGGCCACCGGCGCGCCACCCTCCTGGGCCACTCCATGGGCAGCTTCATCGCCCAGCAGGTCGCCCTCGAGTACCCCCAGCGCGTCCAGGCCCTCGTGCTCGTCGGCTCGGCCCCTACGTCCCGGGGCAATGCCGTCATCGCCGACCTGAAGTCCGTGGTGGACACCCTGAGCGATCCGATCGATCCGGCCTTCGTCCGCGACTTCCAGGCGAGCACCTTCTACCGCCCCATCCCCTCCACCTTCCTCGACACCGCCGTCGCCGAGAGCCTCAAGGTGCCCGCCCGCGTCTGGAAGGACGCGCTCGCGGGGCTCGCCGCCGAGGACCATTCCTCCCGGCTCGGGAGCATCCGCGTCCCCGCGCTCGTCGTGGGCGGGGACCGGGACGGCATCTTCTCCGTCGCCGAGCAACGGGCGCTCGCCCAGGCGCTGGGCCGTGGCCGGCTGCTGCTCTACCCGGACACGGGCCACGCCCCCCATGTCGAGCAGCCCCAGCGCTTCGTCGCCGACGTCACCGCGTTCCTCGACTCGCTGCGCCTGTAG
- a CDS encoding arabinose ABC transporter substrate-binding protein — translation MRLWKNLIVACAVSLLSAVSASAADAKDVKIGFVVKQPEEPWFQDEWKFADIAAKEKGFTLVKIGAEDGEKALSAIDNLGAQGAQGVIICTPDVKLGPGLVARANANQLKLMTVDDRLVDSKGRPLEKVPHMGISATKIGEAVGQAIVDQIKARGWNMKEVGAIRVSYDQLPTAKERVEGAISVLKKNGFPAQNIFDAPQSKTDTEAALNAANVVLNKNAGLKKWVAFGLNDEAVLGAVRATETAGLKAADVVGIGIGGSDASINEFKKSAPTGFYGSIIISPKRHGYETALNMFNWVSTGKEPEKLILTSGELATRDTYKDVRKQLGL, via the coding sequence ATGCGCCTTTGGAAGAACCTGATCGTGGCTTGTGCCGTGTCCTTGCTCTCGGCGGTCTCCGCCTCCGCCGCCGACGCGAAGGACGTGAAGATTGGCTTTGTCGTCAAGCAGCCCGAGGAGCCCTGGTTCCAGGACGAGTGGAAGTTCGCGGACATCGCCGCCAAGGAGAAGGGCTTCACCCTGGTGAAGATTGGCGCCGAGGACGGGGAGAAGGCCCTGTCCGCCATCGACAACCTCGGGGCGCAGGGCGCCCAGGGCGTCATCATCTGCACGCCCGACGTGAAGCTCGGGCCGGGTCTGGTGGCCCGGGCCAATGCCAACCAGCTCAAGCTCATGACGGTGGATGACCGGCTGGTGGACAGCAAGGGCCGGCCGCTGGAGAAGGTGCCGCACATGGGCATCTCCGCCACCAAGATTGGCGAGGCGGTGGGGCAGGCCATCGTGGATCAGATCAAGGCGCGGGGCTGGAACATGAAGGAGGTCGGTGCCATCCGCGTCTCCTATGATCAGCTCCCCACGGCGAAGGAGCGCGTCGAGGGCGCCATCTCCGTGCTCAAGAAGAACGGCTTCCCGGCGCAGAACATCTTCGACGCGCCCCAGAGCAAGACGGACACCGAGGCGGCGCTCAACGCGGCCAACGTGGTGCTCAACAAGAACGCGGGCCTCAAGAAGTGGGTGGCGTTCGGCCTCAACGACGAGGCGGTGCTCGGCGCCGTCCGGGCCACCGAGACGGCCGGGCTGAAGGCGGCGGACGTGGTGGGCATCGGCATCGGCGGCTCGGATGCGTCCATCAACGAGTTCAAGAAGTCCGCCCCGACGGGCTTCTACGGCAGCATCATCATCTCGCCCAAGCGCCACGGCTACGAGACCGCGCTCAACATGTTCAACTGGGTGAGCACCGGCAAGGAGCCGGAGAAGCTCATCCTCACCTCGGGCGAGCTGGCCACGCGCGACACGTACAAGGACGTCCGCAAGCAGCTCGGACTCTAG
- the araG gene encoding L-arabinose ABC transporter ATP-binding protein AraG, whose protein sequence is MTPFLEFTNISKSFPGVRALKELSFSVPAGRVIGLLGENGAGKSTLIKILGGDYQPDTGEIRIAGQARRFTSTRASLGAGVTVVHQELQLVPELTVAENLMLGRFPSRAGVVDFRKLFEQVGAVLKDIGVEVDPRVKVSELSIGTRQMVEIAKAAIFDASVIALDEPTSSLSAHESEVLFRLVDRLRKAGKVILYVSHRLDELFRLCDGCVVLRDGRLVAHHETMEGLTREVLVREMVGREIQDIWGWRPRKLGDVRLSASGVRGSRLPIPASFQVRAGEILGFFGLVGAGRSELSRLLYGADRRHAGELRMDGQPVHVRNPRQAVRAGLVLCPEDRKADGILQGRSVEENVNVSCRRHFSPLGFINPGREARMAEDYIKRLGVRTPSRFQDIVNLSGGNQQKVILSRWLAEQGIKVFIVDEPTRGIDVGAKSDIYEVLYGLAELGISIIVISSELPEVMGISDRILVMCGGRITAEFDRPDFSEEKLLAAALPDRSVAQEDSK, encoded by the coding sequence ATGACCCCGTTCCTCGAATTCACGAACATCTCCAAGAGCTTTCCCGGGGTCCGCGCCCTCAAGGAGTTGAGCTTCTCCGTTCCCGCCGGCCGGGTCATCGGCCTGCTCGGCGAGAACGGCGCGGGCAAGTCCACGCTCATCAAGATATTGGGCGGGGACTACCAGCCGGACACGGGGGAGATCCGCATCGCGGGCCAGGCGCGGCGCTTCACCTCGACGCGCGCCTCGCTCGGCGCCGGAGTCACCGTGGTGCACCAGGAGCTGCAACTGGTGCCCGAGCTGACGGTGGCCGAGAACCTCATGCTCGGCCGCTTTCCCTCCCGGGCGGGGGTGGTGGACTTCCGCAAGCTGTTCGAGCAGGTGGGCGCCGTCCTGAAGGACATCGGCGTGGAGGTGGACCCCCGGGTCAAGGTCTCCGAGCTGTCGATCGGCACCCGGCAGATGGTGGAGATCGCCAAGGCCGCCATCTTCGACGCCTCCGTCATCGCCCTGGACGAGCCCACCTCCTCGCTCTCCGCGCACGAGAGCGAGGTGCTCTTCCGCCTCGTCGACCGGCTGCGCAAGGCGGGCAAGGTCATCCTCTACGTGTCGCACCGGTTGGATGAGTTGTTCCGGCTGTGCGACGGCTGCGTGGTGCTGCGTGATGGGCGCCTCGTGGCGCATCACGAGACCATGGAAGGCCTCACGCGCGAGGTGCTGGTGCGCGAGATGGTGGGGCGGGAGATCCAGGACATCTGGGGCTGGCGGCCCCGGAAGCTGGGCGACGTGCGCCTGTCGGCCTCGGGGGTGAGGGGCTCGCGCCTGCCCATTCCCGCGTCCTTCCAGGTGCGCGCCGGGGAGATCCTCGGCTTCTTCGGGCTGGTGGGGGCGGGGCGCAGCGAGCTGTCGCGCCTGCTCTACGGCGCCGATCGGCGGCACGCGGGCGAGCTGCGGATGGATGGCCAGCCCGTCCACGTGCGCAACCCGCGGCAGGCGGTGCGCGCGGGGCTCGTGCTCTGTCCGGAGGACCGCAAGGCGGATGGCATCCTCCAGGGCCGCTCGGTCGAGGAGAACGTCAACGTCTCCTGCCGCCGCCACTTCTCGCCGCTGGGGTTCATCAACCCGGGCCGCGAGGCGCGCATGGCCGAGGACTACATCAAGCGGCTCGGCGTGCGCACGCCGTCGCGCTTCCAGGACATCGTCAACCTGTCGGGCGGCAACCAGCAGAAGGTCATCCTGTCGCGCTGGCTGGCCGAGCAGGGCATCAAGGTCTTCATCGTCGACGAGCCCACGCGCGGCATCGACGTGGGGGCCAAGAGCGACATCTACGAAGTGCTGTACGGACTGGCGGAGCTGGGCATCTCCATCATCGTCATCTCCAGCGAGCTGCCCGAGGTCATGGGCATCAGCGACCGGATTCTCGTCATGTGCGGTGGCCGCATCACGGCGGAGTTCGACCGACCCGACTTCTCCGAGGAGAAACTCCTGGCGGCGGCACTGCCCGACCGCTCCGTGGCCCAAGAGGATTCGAAATGA
- the araH gene encoding L-arabinose ABC transporter permease AraH, with protein MNRLKRIVLGEQGLVILFLLALAIVSLTVPNFMTQRNVLGLLQAVVTIGIVSCTMMLCLASRDVDLSVGSTVAFTGMIAVMMANHTENILLGLLAAIAAGVVVGAVNGIIIAKFGVNAFITTLATMQVVRGLALISSDGRAVGVDDSDYFEIAQKTVVGVPMPILVMVVVFLLFGFVLNRTVFGRNTLAIGGNPDASRLAGLNVGATRIIIFVLQGIACAVAGILLSSRITSGQPNAAQGLELSVISACVLGGVSMSGGRAAVSGVLVGVLIMGIAENVMNLMNIQAFYQYVARGVILLLAVLLDNLRTRAMGRR; from the coding sequence ATGAATCGTTTGAAGCGCATCGTGCTCGGTGAGCAGGGGCTGGTCATCCTGTTCCTGCTCGCCCTGGCGATCGTCTCCCTCACCGTCCCCAACTTCATGACCCAGCGCAACGTGCTGGGTCTGCTCCAGGCGGTGGTGACCATCGGCATCGTGTCCTGCACGATGATGTTGTGCCTGGCCTCGCGCGACGTGGACCTGTCCGTCGGCTCGACGGTGGCCTTCACCGGAATGATCGCCGTGATGATGGCCAACCACACCGAGAACATCCTGCTCGGGTTGCTGGCCGCGATCGCGGCGGGCGTGGTGGTGGGGGCCGTCAACGGCATCATCATCGCGAAGTTCGGCGTCAACGCCTTCATCACCACGCTGGCGACGATGCAGGTGGTGCGCGGCCTGGCGCTGATCTCCTCGGACGGCCGCGCCGTGGGCGTGGATGACTCGGACTATTTCGAGATCGCGCAGAAGACCGTGGTGGGGGTGCCGATGCCCATCCTCGTGATGGTGGTCGTCTTCCTGCTCTTCGGCTTCGTGCTCAACCGCACCGTGTTCGGGCGCAACACCCTGGCCATCGGTGGCAACCCGGACGCCTCGCGGCTGGCCGGCCTCAACGTGGGCGCCACCCGCATCATCATCTTCGTGCTGCAAGGCATCGCGTGCGCGGTCGCCGGCATCCTGCTGTCCTCGCGCATCACCAGCGGTCAGCCCAACGCGGCCCAGGGGCTCGAGCTGTCGGTCATCTCCGCGTGCGTGCTGGGCGGCGTGTCGATGTCCGGTGGCCGGGCGGCCGTCTCCGGCGTGCTGGTGGGCGTGCTCATCATGGGCATCGCGGAGAACGTGATGAACCTGATGAACATCCAGGCCTTCTACCAGTACGTGGCCCGAGGCGTGATCCTCCTGCTCGCCGTGCTGCTCGACAACCTGCGCACGCGCGCGATGGGACGGCGCTGA
- a CDS encoding SDR family NAD(P)-dependent oxidoreductase gives MADHKKKESSRLTLGAMAAAGVGAVMGLRALRREKPSFHGRTVLVTGGSRGLGLEMARLFVAEGANVVLCAREQVELSRAKDELEASGGEVLAIPCDVTDRVQVEALVARVHEHFGPVDVLVNNAGTVQVGPLESMDERDFSEAMDLHFWAPLYTTLAVLPEMKQRGWGRIVNISSIGGRISVPHMLPYSASKFALVGLSDGLRAELAQDGILVTTVCPGLMRTGSPPNVVVKGDHEAEYAWFITSDSLPGLSMNSERAARKIIESCRRGDAEALLGLPAKVATLVRTLAPNLTAAVLAQITRLMPQDGNTERHWGFESETPLTRSWVTQLTRWAAQRNNELLH, from the coding sequence ATGGCCGACCACAAGAAGAAGGAGTCTTCCCGGCTGACGCTGGGCGCCATGGCCGCGGCGGGCGTGGGCGCGGTGATGGGACTGCGTGCCCTGCGGCGAGAGAAGCCGTCCTTCCACGGACGCACGGTGTTGGTGACGGGCGGCTCGCGCGGACTGGGCCTGGAGATGGCCCGGCTCTTCGTCGCCGAGGGAGCCAATGTCGTGCTGTGCGCGCGCGAGCAGGTGGAGCTGTCGCGGGCGAAGGATGAGCTGGAGGCGAGCGGCGGCGAGGTGCTGGCGATTCCCTGCGACGTGACGGACCGGGTGCAGGTGGAGGCGCTGGTGGCCCGGGTGCACGAGCACTTCGGCCCGGTGGACGTGCTGGTGAACAACGCCGGCACCGTCCAGGTGGGCCCGCTCGAGTCCATGGACGAGCGCGACTTCTCCGAGGCGATGGACCTGCACTTCTGGGCGCCGCTCTACACGACGCTGGCGGTGCTGCCGGAGATGAAGCAGCGAGGCTGGGGCCGCATCGTCAACATCTCCTCCATTGGAGGAAGGATCAGCGTGCCACACATGCTGCCCTACAGCGCGAGCAAGTTCGCCCTGGTGGGGTTGTCGGACGGACTGCGCGCGGAGCTGGCGCAGGACGGGATTCTCGTGACGACGGTGTGCCCGGGACTGATGCGCACCGGCAGCCCGCCCAACGTGGTCGTCAAGGGAGACCACGAGGCGGAGTACGCCTGGTTCATCACGAGCGACTCACTGCCGGGCCTGTCGATGAACTCGGAGCGGGCGGCGCGCAAAATCATCGAGTCGTGCCGCCGGGGTGACGCGGAAGCCCTGCTGGGGCTGCCCGCGAAGGTCGCCACGCTCGTCAGGACGCTGGCGCCCAACCTCACGGCGGCGGTGCTCGCGCAGATCACCCGCCTGATGCCCCAGGACGGCAACACCGAGCGGCACTGGGGCTTCGAGAGCGAGACACCCCTCACGCGCTCCTGGGTCACCCAGCTCACGCGGTGGGCGGCCCAGCGCAACAACGAGCTGCTGCACTGA